One genomic region from Streptomyces sp. NBC_00582 encodes:
- a CDS encoding arsenic transporter, with amino-acid sequence MNAPLAETLSVSLLVASLAWAVLRPAGRSEAFVAVPAAVVAVGLGAISPGHALEEAERLGPVIGFLAAVLVLAHLCDVEGLFTACGAWMARWAAGRPRRLLTAVFVLASVVTAVLSLDATVVLLTPVVFATAARMGVRSKPHVYACAHLSNTASLLLPVSNLTNLLAFTASGLSFTRFAALMALPWLVAVGLEYAVFRRFFADDLPAGPSGAEPVPDTGPPPALPLFALVTVGCTLAGFVVASALGIEPAWAALAGALVMAGRALARRRVTPVAVVRSAAPGFLAFVLALGIVVRAVVDNGLADALRHALPDGSGLLALLGAAALAAVLANLINNLPAVLVLVPLAAPAGTGAVLAVLLGVNIGPNLTYAGSLATLLWRRVVQERAEHVGVGEFTRLGLLTVPVTLGAAVVALWVSLQVV; translated from the coding sequence CTGAACGCCCCGCTCGCCGAAACCCTGTCCGTCTCGCTGCTCGTCGCGTCGCTCGCCTGGGCCGTTCTGCGGCCCGCCGGGCGGTCGGAGGCGTTCGTCGCCGTTCCCGCCGCTGTCGTGGCCGTGGGGCTGGGGGCCATCTCACCGGGCCATGCGCTGGAGGAGGCCGAGCGGCTCGGGCCCGTCATCGGGTTTCTCGCCGCGGTGCTGGTGCTGGCGCACCTGTGTGACGTCGAGGGGCTCTTCACCGCGTGCGGGGCGTGGATGGCGCGGTGGGCGGCGGGGCGGCCCCGGCGGCTGCTCACCGCGGTGTTCGTGCTGGCCTCGGTCGTCACCGCCGTGCTCAGCCTGGACGCGACCGTGGTGCTGCTGACGCCGGTGGTGTTCGCCACGGCCGCCCGGATGGGCGTGCGCTCGAAGCCGCACGTCTACGCCTGCGCGCATCTGTCGAACACGGCCTCGCTGCTGCTGCCGGTCTCCAATCTGACCAACCTGCTGGCGTTCACGGCGAGCGGGCTGAGCTTCACCCGGTTCGCGGCGCTGATGGCACTGCCGTGGCTGGTCGCGGTGGGCCTGGAGTACGCGGTCTTCCGGCGGTTCTTCGCCGACGACCTGCCCGCCGGACCGTCCGGCGCCGAGCCGGTCCCCGACACCGGTCCCCCGCCCGCGCTGCCGCTGTTCGCGCTGGTCACGGTGGGGTGCACGCTGGCCGGGTTCGTGGTGGCCTCGGCGCTCGGGATCGAACCGGCGTGGGCGGCGCTCGCCGGGGCACTGGTGATGGCCGGGCGGGCGCTGGCGCGGCGGCGGGTGACGCCGGTGGCGGTGGTGCGGTCGGCGGCGCCCGGCTTCCTGGCGTTCGTGCTCGCCCTCGGGATCGTCGTTCGGGCGGTCGTCGACAACGGGCTCGCCGACGCGCTGCGGCACGCCCTGCCGGACGGCTCGGGGCTGCTCGCGCTGCTCGGGGCCGCCGCGCTGGCCGCCGTGCTCGCCAACCTGATCAACAACCTGCCCGCGGTCCTGGTGCTGGTCCCGCTGGCCGCCCCGGCCGGGACCGGAGCCGTCCTCGCGGTGCTCCTCGGGGTGAACATCGGCCCCAACCTGACGTACGCCGGTTCGCTCGCGACGCTGCTGTGGCGGCGGGTGGTGCAGGAGCGCGCGGAGCACGTCGGGGTAGGGGAGTTCACGCGGCTCGGCCTGCTCACGGTGCCGGTCACGCTGGGGGCGGCGGTCGTGGCGCTGTGGGTGTCGCTCCAGGTGGTCTGA